A part of Scleropages formosus chromosome 3, fSclFor1.1, whole genome shotgun sequence genomic DNA contains:
- the LOC108926170 gene encoding N-acetylgalactosaminyltransferase 7-like isoform X2, translating into MRLKVGFLLRSLVIVAMFLLLVVLWSTLSPKADDDSAFPKLEVGDAGNPLPNAKSNILDKFKPVVPWPHVEGVEVDLESIRQKNENKLRQNLKNPSAGGLMHNQPNAVQKQYITFKPQTHIYSDPVLKRGILGNFEPKEPEPPGVPDGPGEGAKPFVLGPDYKESVQESIKEFGFNMVASDMISLDRSISDIRHTECKYWHYDENLLTASVIIVFHNEGWSTLMRTVHSVIKRTPRRYLSEIMMIDDFSSKVHLKEKLEEYIKRWNGLVKLFRNEKREGLIQARSIGARKATAGQVLIYLDAHCEVGVNWYAPLVAPISKDRTACTVPLIDVINGQTYSIEPQGGGDEDGLARGSWDWSMLWKRVPLSSREKRKRVTKSEPYRSPAMAGGLFAIERDFFFELGLYDPGLQIWGGENFEISYKIWQCGGQLLFVPCSRIGHIYRLQGWQGNPPPAHVGSSPTLKNYVRVVEVWWDEYKDYFYASRPETQTLAYGDISELKRFREEHNCKSFKWFMEEIAYDIPSHYPLPPKNVDWGEIRGYETSYCIDSMGHTNGGNVEMGPCHRMGGNQLFRINEASQLMQYDQCLTRGPDDSSVIITHCNLNEYREWKYFKDLNRFTHIPTGKCLDRSDVLHKVFVTDCDKSKSTQKWEMNNIVAV; encoded by the exons ATGCGGCTCAAAGTGGGATTCCTGCTGCGCAGCCTGGTCATCGTGGCCATGTTCCTGCTGCTGGTCGTGCTCTGGTCCACCCTGTCGCCCAAAGCCGACGACGACAGCGCTTTTCCCAAACTg GAAGTAGGCGATGCTGGTAACCCCTTGCCCAATGCGAAGAGTAACATATTGGACAAATTTAAGCCTGTGGTTCCCTGGCCTCATGTGGAAGGAGTGGAAGTCGACCTGGAGTCGATTCGGCAGAAGAACGAGAACAAGCTTCGTCAGAACCTAAAGAACCCGAGCGCCGGAGGGCTGATGCACAATCAGCCGAACGCTGTGCAGAAGCAGTACATCACGTTCAAACCGCAAACCCACATCTACAGTGATCCGGTCCTGAAAcgtggcattctgggaaattttGAGCCAAAGGAACCCGAACCTCCCGGAGTCCCCGATGGGCCGGGGGAGGGAGCTAAGCCTTTTGTCCTGGGACCAGACTACAAGGAGTCCGTCCAGGAGAGCATTAAAGAATTTGGCTTCAACATGGTGGCCAGTGATATGATATCGTTGGACCGCAGCATCAGCGACATACGACACACAGA ATGCAAATACTGGCATTATGATGAGAACCTGCTCACTGCCAGCGTCATCATTGTCTTCCACAACGAAGGGTGGTCCACGCTGATGAGGACCGTGCACAGCGTTATTAAAAGGACACCCAGGAGATACCTTTCTGAAATCATGATGATCGATGACTTCAGCAGTAAAG tgcatttgaaagaaaaattagaGGAATACATCAAAAGGTGGAACGGCCTGGTAAAACTCTTCCGCAATGAGAAAAGAGAAGGCTTGATACAGGCCAGAAGTATTGGAGCCCGCAAGGCCACCGCAGGACAG GTGCTCATCTACCTGGATGCTCACTGTGAAGTCGGTGTGAACTGGTATGCCCCACTGGTAGCTCCTATTTCAAAGGACAG AACCGCGTGCACGGTCCCGCTCATTGACGTCATAAACGGGCAGACTTACAGCATTGAGCcgcaagggggaggggacgaaGATGGCTTGGCCAGAGGATCGTGGGACTGGAGCATGCTCTGGAAGCGCGTGCCTCTCTCTAGCAGGGAGAAGCGGAAGAGAGTGACTAAATCCGAGCCATATCG GTCTCCTGCTATGGCTGGTGGACTGTTTGCTATTGAGCGAGATTTCTTCTTCGAGCTGGGCCTCTATGATCCGGGCCTGCAGATCTGGGGAGGAGAGAACTTTGAGATATCTTACAAG ATCTGGCAGTGTGGCGGTCAGCTGCTGTTTGTGCCCTGCTCTCGAATCGGTCACATATACCGTCTCCAGGGCTGGCAGggaaacccacctccagctcacgTGGGATCCTCTCCCACCCTTAAG AACTATGTCCGTGTGGTGGAGGTGTGGTGGGATGAATACAAGGACTACTTTTATGCAAGCCGCCCGGAAACGCAAACCCTCGCATATGGTGACATCAGCGAGCTTAAGAGGTTCCGAGAGGAACACAACTGTAAAAGCTTCAAGTGGTTTATGGAGGAAATTGCCTATGACATCCCAAGCCACTATCCACTGCCACCCAAAAATGTGGACTGGGGAGAG ATTCGAGGATACGAAACCAGCTACTGCATAGACAGCATGGGCCACACTAACGGAGGCAATGTCGAGATGGGCCCCTGCCACAGGATGGGCGGGAACCAG cttttcaggaTCAATGAAGCCAGCCAGCTCATGCAGTATGACCAGTGCTTGACCCGTGGACCGGACGACTCGTCAGTAATAATAACTCACTGCAATTTGAACGAGTACAGAGAGTGGAAGTACTTCAAG GATCTTAATAGATTCACGCACATTCCAACTGGGAAATGTTTGGATCGGTCAGATGTCTTGCACAAGGTTTTTGTCACTGACTGCGATAAGAGCAAAAGCACGCAGAAGTGGGAGATGAATAACATCGTGGCGGTGTGA
- the LOC108926170 gene encoding N-acetylgalactosaminyltransferase 7-like isoform X1 produces MRLKVGFLLRSLVIVAMFLLLVVLWSTLSPKADDDSAFPKLEVGDAGNPLPNAKSNILDKFKPVVPWPHVEGVEVDLESIRQKNENKLRQNLKNPSAGGLMHNQPNAVQKQYITFKPQTHIYSDPVLKRGILGNFEPKEPEPPGVPDGPGEGAKPFVLGPDYKESVQESIKEFGFNMVASDMISLDRSISDIRHTECKYWHYDENLLTASVIIVFHNEGWSTLMRTVHSVIKRTPRRYLSEIMMIDDFSSKVHLKEKLEEYIKRWNGLVKLFRNEKREGLIQARSIGARKATAGQVLIYLDAHCEVGVNWYAPLVAPISKDRTICTVPLIDYIDGNDYTIEPQQGGDEDGLARGAWDWSMLWKRVPLNHKEKAKRKHKSEPYRSPAMAGGLFAIERDFFFELGLYDPGLQIWGGENFEISYKIWQCGGQLLFVPCSRIGHIYRLQGWQGNPPPAHVGSSPTLKNYVRVVEVWWDEYKDYFYASRPETQTLAYGDISELKRFREEHNCKSFKWFMEEIAYDIPSHYPLPPKNVDWGEIRGYETSYCIDSMGHTNGGNVEMGPCHRMGGNQLFRINEASQLMQYDQCLTRGPDDSSVIITHCNLNEYREWKYFKDLNRFTHIPTGKCLDRSDVLHKVFVTDCDKSKSTQKWEMNNIVAV; encoded by the exons ATGCGGCTCAAAGTGGGATTCCTGCTGCGCAGCCTGGTCATCGTGGCCATGTTCCTGCTGCTGGTCGTGCTCTGGTCCACCCTGTCGCCCAAAGCCGACGACGACAGCGCTTTTCCCAAACTg GAAGTAGGCGATGCTGGTAACCCCTTGCCCAATGCGAAGAGTAACATATTGGACAAATTTAAGCCTGTGGTTCCCTGGCCTCATGTGGAAGGAGTGGAAGTCGACCTGGAGTCGATTCGGCAGAAGAACGAGAACAAGCTTCGTCAGAACCTAAAGAACCCGAGCGCCGGAGGGCTGATGCACAATCAGCCGAACGCTGTGCAGAAGCAGTACATCACGTTCAAACCGCAAACCCACATCTACAGTGATCCGGTCCTGAAAcgtggcattctgggaaattttGAGCCAAAGGAACCCGAACCTCCCGGAGTCCCCGATGGGCCGGGGGAGGGAGCTAAGCCTTTTGTCCTGGGACCAGACTACAAGGAGTCCGTCCAGGAGAGCATTAAAGAATTTGGCTTCAACATGGTGGCCAGTGATATGATATCGTTGGACCGCAGCATCAGCGACATACGACACACAGA ATGCAAATACTGGCATTATGATGAGAACCTGCTCACTGCCAGCGTCATCATTGTCTTCCACAACGAAGGGTGGTCCACGCTGATGAGGACCGTGCACAGCGTTATTAAAAGGACACCCAGGAGATACCTTTCTGAAATCATGATGATCGATGACTTCAGCAGTAAAG tgcatttgaaagaaaaattagaGGAATACATCAAAAGGTGGAACGGCCTGGTAAAACTCTTCCGCAATGAGAAAAGAGAAGGCTTGATACAGGCCAGAAGTATTGGAGCCCGCAAGGCCACCGCAGGACAG GTGCTCATCTACCTGGATGCTCACTGTGAAGTCGGTGTGAACTGGTATGCCCCACTGGTAGCTCCTATTTCAAAGGACAG AACCATATGCACAGTTCCTTTAATAGATTACATAGACGGCAATGATTATACCATAGAGCCTCAGCAAGGTGGGGATGAAGATGGGTTGGCCAGAGGTGCCTGGGACTGGAGTATGTTGTGGAAGCGAGTGCCTTTAAACCACAAGGAAAAGGCTAAGAGAAAACATAAGAGTGAGCCCTACCG GTCTCCTGCTATGGCTGGTGGACTGTTTGCTATTGAGCGAGATTTCTTCTTCGAGCTGGGCCTCTATGATCCGGGCCTGCAGATCTGGGGAGGAGAGAACTTTGAGATATCTTACAAG ATCTGGCAGTGTGGCGGTCAGCTGCTGTTTGTGCCCTGCTCTCGAATCGGTCACATATACCGTCTCCAGGGCTGGCAGggaaacccacctccagctcacgTGGGATCCTCTCCCACCCTTAAG AACTATGTCCGTGTGGTGGAGGTGTGGTGGGATGAATACAAGGACTACTTTTATGCAAGCCGCCCGGAAACGCAAACCCTCGCATATGGTGACATCAGCGAGCTTAAGAGGTTCCGAGAGGAACACAACTGTAAAAGCTTCAAGTGGTTTATGGAGGAAATTGCCTATGACATCCCAAGCCACTATCCACTGCCACCCAAAAATGTGGACTGGGGAGAG ATTCGAGGATACGAAACCAGCTACTGCATAGACAGCATGGGCCACACTAACGGAGGCAATGTCGAGATGGGCCCCTGCCACAGGATGGGCGGGAACCAG cttttcaggaTCAATGAAGCCAGCCAGCTCATGCAGTATGACCAGTGCTTGACCCGTGGACCGGACGACTCGTCAGTAATAATAACTCACTGCAATTTGAACGAGTACAGAGAGTGGAAGTACTTCAAG GATCTTAATAGATTCACGCACATTCCAACTGGGAAATGTTTGGATCGGTCAGATGTCTTGCACAAGGTTTTTGTCACTGACTGCGATAAGAGCAAAAGCACGCAGAAGTGGGAGATGAATAACATCGTGGCGGTGTGA